GCATGGTGCTGGGCGCGATCGAATCCGGGGAACTGGTGCCCGGAGAGTCCACTGTAGTCGAGTCCAGCTCCGGAAACCTGGGGATAGGCCTCGCGCAGGTGTGTCGCCTCCACGACATCCGGTTCGTCTGCGTCGTGGACCCGAAGACCACCGCGCAGAACCTGGCCATCCTTCGTGCGTACGGTGCCGAGCTGAGCATGGTGACCGAACCCGACAACGACATGAACGACTTCCTCGCCGCACGTCTTCGCCGGGTCCGGGAGCTGCTTCGGGAGATTCCCTCCGCGGTGTGGCCGAACCAGTACGCCAACGCGCGCAACGCCCTGGCACAGCAGGAGACCATGCGCGAGATCGCGGAAGCACTCGACGGTCGGGTCGACTACCTCTTCGTGGCCACCGGCACGTGCGGAACCATCCACGGTTGCGCCGACTTCATCGCGAAACACGGGTTGTCGACCCATATCGTGGCGGTGGACGCGGAAGGCAGCGCCATCTTCGGCGACGTCACCTGTCGTCGACTGGTGCCGGGGCACGGCGCCGCGATCAGGCCCGCTCTGTACCACGAGGGCATGGCGCACTCGGTGATGCGGATGACGGACCAGGACTGCGTGGTCGGTTGTCGGAAATTGGTCGCGACCGAGGCCATCCTCGGCGGAGGATCGACGGGAGCCGTGGTGAGCGCCGTCGAGCAACGTCTCCCCGAACTTCCCGCCGGTGCCAACTGCGTGCTGCTTCTTCCCGATCGCGGGGAACGGTATCTGGACACCATCTATTCCGACGAGTGGGTGGACGAGAAGTTCGGTGACATCAGGCACTTGTGGAAGGAGAACACCACGTGCTGATTCTGCGCCGCACCGATGTGGAGGGTGTGCTCGACAAGGACCCCGACTCGGTGCTGGAGACGGTGCGTCGCGCCTATGTCGCGCACGCACGTGGACAGACCTCGGTCCCGCACTCGGTCTTCCTCCGGTTCCCCGGAAACACACGGGACCGCATCATCGCCTTACCGGCCTACGTCGGGGGTGAACGCCCGGTCGCCGCGGTGAAATGGATCGCCTCGTTCCCCGCGAACATCGACGCGGGTGTCGAGCGCGCGTCGGCCGTCATCGTGCTCAGTTCCGTCACGGACGGCAGGCCTCGAGCGGTGCTGGAGGGCGCGGTGATCTCTGCCCGCCGTACCGCGGCCGGCGCGGTGCTCGCCGCGGAGGAGCTGACCGTGGGGGCTCCCGAGACCGTGCGGTCGGGGATGAGTTTCGTCGGATGCGGGGTCATCAACTTCGAGGTGCTGCGATTCGCGCGGCACCGACTGCCGCGACTGCGCGAGGTGGCCGTGTTCGACCTCGACCCCGCACGGGCGGAGGCGTTCGCCGAACGGGCGCGCGGGCAGTGGCCGGAGATGACCGTGACGATCTGCGAGGACGTCGAGCGGGCCATGGCTTCGCACCGGTTGGTGTCGCTGGCCACCACCGCGGGGGAACCGCACCTGACCACCGAGGCCTGCCGACCCGGCACCGTGGTGCTCCACGTGTCGCTGCGCGATCTCACCGTGGAGTCGATCCTCGCCGCGCGCAACGTCGTCGACGACGTCGACCACGTGTGCCGGGCGGCCACGTCGCTGGATCTGGCCGCGCGGGCGACCGGGAACCGCGACTTCGTGCACGCCGAGATCGGGGCCCTGCTCGACGGGACCACCCGGCTGCCCTACGACGAGGACGCCGTGACGGTGTTCTCGCCCTTCGGCCTCGGCTGTCTCGACGCGGCGCTGGCCGCGTACACCCTCGACGAGGCGGTCGGACGTGGTCTCGGCATCGACATCCCCGACTTCGTGGACTGAGAGGAGCCAATCATGTCCTCGGACACCTATCTGGTGGTGCTGAACCACGAGGAGCAGTACTCCGTGTGGCCCGCCGATCGGGACCTGCCGGCGGGCTGGAGACCGGAAGGGACCTCGGGGACCCGTGAGGAATGCCTGGACCACATCGAACGGGTGTGGACCGACATGCGACCTCTGAGCCTGCGGCGGCGGATGGACGACGAGTCCCGCTGACGTTGTCGGAAACGAGCCGAGGTGACGATGAACGGATTCGAGGGCTGGGCGGGGGGCCTGCCCGAGCGAGTCGCACGGCAGGCCGCGGCGACGCCGGACGCCGTCGCGGTTTCCTGCGACGGGGGCGCCCTGACCTACCGGGAACTCGACGAGGCGGCGAACCGGCTGGCGCACCATCTTCTCCTGCGCGGTGTCCGGCGCGACGACGTCGTCGGCGTGTGCTTGCCCCGGCGGCCGCGTCTCGTGGTGGCGTTGTTGGGCATCCAGCGAGCCGGTGCCGCGTTCCTGCCCCTGAGCGCCGAACACCCGGTGGAGCGGATGAGCCGGATGCTCACCACCGCCGGTGCGCGGCTGCTGGTGGTCGACACCGACCCGCCCGTCGCCGTGACCGGGATCGACGTGCTGCGCCTGGCCGAGGAACAGCCTCGCATCGATGCCTCGCCCGGCAAGCACGCCCCGGTGGAGACCGACCCCGAGGCGTTGGCCTACGTCATGTTCACCTCCGGCTCCACCGGCGTGCCGAAGGGGGTGGCCGTCCCGCATCGCGGAATTGCCAATCGCGTGGACTGGGCGGTCACCCGGTACGCGTTCGGCAGCGGCGACCGCATGCTGCAGAAGACGTCGCTGGCGTTCGACGCCTCCGTGTGGGAGTTCTTCGGGCCACTCGTCTCGGGCGGCACCGTGGTGTTGCCTCCGGAAGGTGTCGAACGCGATCCGGCCGCCATGGCCGATGTCCTCGCCTCGGAGGACATCACGGTGTTGCAGGGCGTGCCGACCTTCCTCCGGACGTTGGCCGACGAGCCGATGCTGGGGAAATGCCCTTCCCTGAGGCTGATCTTCTCGGCGGGGGAGCCGTTGTCGGGCGATTTGGCCGCGCGTCTGGCGGCGCGTACCGGTGCGACGGTGGTCAACACCTATGGGCCCACGGAGTGCTCCATCGACGTCACCTTCCGGGAGTACGACGGCACGCCCTCCCGGACCGTTCCCATCGGACATCCGCTGAGCGAGACCCGCGTGACCGTCCTCGATCCGTCGGGGGCCCCGGCCGACCGGGGTGAGCTGTACGTGTCGGGAGCCGGACTCGCCAGGGGCTACGTGGGACAGCCGCGGTTGACGGCGGCGAGGTTCGTCCCGGACCCGTTCGGCCCGCCGGGAGCTCGTGCGTATCGGACCGGTGACGTGGTACGGCGCCGCCCGGAGGACGGGGCACTGGAGTTCCTCGGCCGAACCGATGACCAGGTCAAGATCCGCGGTATCCGGGTCGAACCCGCCGAGGTGGAGGCGGTGTTGGCGCAACACCCCGGAGTGGCGTCGGCCGCCGTGGTGCCGCGACCGGGACCCGGAGGTACGGCTCGGCTGGTGGGGTACGTGGTCCCGCGCTCGGAGGCCCCGAGCCACGAGGAGCTCCGGAAGCATCTGCTGCGGCAGCTCCCCGAGGCCTACGTGCCCTCGGTGTTCGTCACGATGCCCGCGTTCCCGGTGACGCTCAG
The window above is part of the Saccharomonospora glauca K62 genome. Proteins encoded here:
- the sbnA gene encoding 2,3-diaminopropionate biosynthesis protein SbnA, yielding MRSAITRDGVLDGVLSAVGSTPLVRLTRLFPRSQARLYAKLEALNPGGSGKDRAAIGMVLGAIESGELVPGESTVVESSSGNLGIGLAQVCRLHDIRFVCVVDPKTTAQNLAILRAYGAELSMVTEPDNDMNDFLAARLRRVRELLREIPSAVWPNQYANARNALAQQETMREIAEALDGRVDYLFVATGTCGTIHGCADFIAKHGLSTHIVAVDAEGSAIFGDVTCRRLVPGHGAAIRPALYHEGMAHSVMRMTDQDCVVGCRKLVATEAILGGGSTGAVVSAVEQRLPELPAGANCVLLLPDRGERYLDTIYSDEWVDEKFGDIRHLWKENTTC
- the sbnB gene encoding 2,3-diaminopropionate biosynthesis protein SbnB, with the translated sequence MLILRRTDVEGVLDKDPDSVLETVRRAYVAHARGQTSVPHSVFLRFPGNTRDRIIALPAYVGGERPVAAVKWIASFPANIDAGVERASAVIVLSSVTDGRPRAVLEGAVISARRTAAGAVLAAEELTVGAPETVRSGMSFVGCGVINFEVLRFARHRLPRLREVAVFDLDPARAEAFAERARGQWPEMTVTICEDVERAMASHRLVSLATTAGEPHLTTEACRPGTVVLHVSLRDLTVESILAARNVVDDVDHVCRAATSLDLAARATGNRDFVHAEIGALLDGTTRLPYDEDAVTVFSPFGLGCLDAALAAYTLDEAVGRGLGIDIPDFVD
- a CDS encoding MbtH family protein, translated to MSSDTYLVVLNHEEQYSVWPADRDLPAGWRPEGTSGTREECLDHIERVWTDMRPLSLRRRMDDESR